The following proteins are encoded in a genomic region of Salminus brasiliensis chromosome 17, fSalBra1.hap2, whole genome shotgun sequence:
- the LOC140538513 gene encoding 5-hydroxytryptamine receptor 3C → MGSAISEVCFSKLSGLLVFAVLTLGPAECVNCSEPTAIALLTALRESVFGRTEIRPVISLQTPTVISLDFYIYGILGVVSNFLLCSLATLTLPLIIQISHFSFSMKKDKFWRCSSGSTCMDENKVPATYYLFVDHKGRVEDSLPVHVVSSCNLDIYTFPFDIQNCSYTFNSYLHPMSDVQLSFADEVKNIYENSLSTIGTNGEWELIGIIPEKPERDTNIVLRRKAAVYVVNLLLPSCFLVALDVFSFLLPAQHVDRSAFKMTLILGYTVFLLLMNDLLPVTGNNIPLINVFFSVCLALMVGSLLETILITNLLCASGCCCCNI, encoded by the exons ATGGGTTCTGCGATTAGTGAGGTGTGTTTCAGTAAACTCTCAGGTTTACTGGTGTTTGCAG tGCTGACCCTCGGGCCTGCGGAGTGTGTGAACTGCTCGGAGCCCACCGCCATCGCCCTGCTGACCgctctgagagagagtgtgttcgGCAGAACTGAGATCCGTCCTGTTATCAGCCTGCAGACGCCCACTGTCATCTCCCTCGACTTTTACATCTACGGCATTTTAGGAGTGGTCAGTAAttttctgctctgctctctggCCACACTGACCCTTCCTCTGATTATACAAATCTCACATTTCTCCTTCAGCATGAAAAAGGAcaagttttggagatgttcatcTGGCTCTACCTG CATGGATGAAAATAAGGTTCCAGCAACGTATTACCTGTTTGTTGACCACAAAGGCCGCGTGGAGGACTCTCTGCCCGTCCATGTGGTCAGCTCTTGTAATCTGGACATTTACACCTTTCCCTTCGACATCCAGAACTGCTCTTACACCTTCAACTCCTACCTGCACCCCA TGTCTGATGTCCAGTTATCCTTTGCTGATGAAGTGAAGAACATATATGAGAACTCTTTGTCAACGATAGGAACGAACGGAGAATGGGAGCTGATTGGAATAATCCCTGAAAAGCCAGAGAGGGACACTAAT aTAGTGCTGCGGCGGAAGGCAGCAGTGTACGTGGTTAATCTGCTGCTGCCCAGCTGTTTTCTCGTAGCTCTGGACGTCTTTAGCTTTCTGCTGCCCGCTCAGCACGTGGACCGTTCAGCCTTTAAGATGACCCTTATCTTGGGCTACACCGTCTTCTTGTtgctgatgaatgacctgctgCCTGTCACAGGAAACAACATACCACTCATAA atgtgtttTTCTCGGTGTGTCTGGCTCTGATGGTGGGCAGTCTTTTAGAGACTATTTTAATCACTAACCTGCTGTGCGCTTCTG gctgctgctgctgcaataTCTAG